The genomic DNA AAGCTGACTCAAACGTTCTTACAACGCTTCGAGAACTTCGGCGGCCGAAGAACGACCACGATGTGTTTCGCTGATCTTAACGAACTGGATCTTGCCCGCTTCATCGAGGACCAGCGTCGTTGGATAGGCTGTCTCGCGTGGCGCGTCCCAACGCAGACCGTAAGCGTTTGTGAAGGTGTAACCTGGATCTAAGAGGAAGGTGAGCGGAGCGGGGAGCTTGGTTCCCTGCAGGAATTCGTCAGCGCGTTGATCCAGCTGCGACTTCGGGCCCGGATAGATCAGCAACACCTTGGTCTTCTTGGCGGCGAACTTGCTTGCGTTCTTTACAAAGTCACCTACCTGTGCCGAACAGGCGGGGCACTGCGAACCGGGGAAGCCCCGCAAAACCACGACAACGACCTTTCCATCGGCATTGACGTCGCTCAATTTGACTTTGCCGGAGAGTTCTCCGCCGACCGACTGCAATTGAAAGTCCTTGGCGGTTTGCCCGATGGCCAACGCATTTTTGGCGGCCTGCACGGGGGCGGGCGATTCGGCCTGCACGCTAGCAGGGATCGAAACCGCGATAAGAGACAACACACATAATGCATTCAACTGTTGCAAGATTCGCATGAACTTCACACCTCGTTCATTTTGAGTAGGGGATGGCAAGTCGCGGGCTGCCGCTGCTTGCCGGTGACGTATACTGGTCATAGATTGTGACTGTGCGGGTCGACAATGTGAAGCCAACTCGCTTCAAGACATGAAGAAATCAAGCACCTGTCGCCGCCTGGCGGTCACGGGAATTGACAGTTGGCAACTCGCGTTGACGGCCGTTCGCTTAACCCCGCCCGAATCACACCCACCGAAGCCGATTGAGTCGCGTCACCGAAGACCCCGCACATGGCTGAGATGCCACCGCGGAAGGTGGCGGTCTGCTCAATCAATATCAACGTAAACGCCTTGAAGCAACTATTGACGCATAATATCTCACTAGTAAGCTATTGACAGATACACGTCCTTGCAATCAGTGAAAAGATCGCATGAAGCTGCAGGAAGAACTCCATCGCCCGGTCCCGTTTATTTCGCTTCAGCAAGAGGCGTTGCTGAATCTGTTGCGCATCGGCGACCAGTTGGAAGTTCGACTGTCTCGTTACTTTCGCGAGCACGGGCTGACGCTATCGCGGTTCAACGTGTTGCGGAGTCTGTTGTTGGCCGACCGGCCGTTGACGTGCGGCGAGATTGGCGAGCGGATGATCCAAGTCGTTCCGGCGATTACTTCGCTTGTCGATCACCTGGAAAACCAAGGTCTGGTGCAGCGAGAGCGATGTGACGAAGATCGCCGCGTGGTGCATGTGCGAATCACCAAGGCGGGCCGAAAGCTGGCCGACACAGCGATGAAACCACTCAAGGGCATGGAGACGGATCTGTTTGCCAAACTGAATTCGACGGAACTGAAGAGCCTAATTGGGCTAGCGGAAAAGGTCAGGGAATCGTTTGTCGAATACGACAAATTGCCCTCTTAAATCAAAATATTCGGGGAATTGGAGACAACGTGTCTAAATCGTTGACGAATCGGGAATTGCGACTCTTTCGGAGTTTCGCTCCCGCACGCCACCCAATGCCGCTGCAAGTGGCGTTTCTGTTGATGCTGACCGCGGTTCTGGTCACCGGTTGTAAAAAGCAGCCCGCGGGCAAACCTCCTGCGATGGTGCAAACCGTCACCGTGGCATCACCGATCACGAAACAGATCGTCGAATGGGATGCGTACACCGGCCGTTTGGAAGCTGTCGATTTCGTCGAGATCCGAGCCCGTGTTGGCGGGTATCTTCAGTCGATCTATTTCGATGAAGGGCAAGTCGTCCAAGCGGGCGATCTGTTGTTCACGATCGACCCGCGTCCCTTCCAGGCTGAACTGAATGCGGCCAAGGCGCGGCTGCGACAATCGCAATCGCAACTGAAGCAGACCGAAGCGATGATCAACGAGGCGAAGGCTCGCGCGTTGCAATCCGAAGCCAAGTTGGAGCTTGCCAGTTTGCGGTATAAGCGAACGCAAGCGTTGACGCGGCAGAGCGCCGCGTCGCAAGAAGAGTTGGACGAACGCGAAGCCGAATTCTTGCAAGCCAAAGCGGACATCGAGGGAGTCCAGGCAGGGATCAGTTCGGCCGAAGCGGCTCACGCGACAGCCGAAGCGGCGATCGAAGTCGCGCAGGCCGGCGTGGAGACTGCGGAGTTGAATTTGCAGTACACGCAAATCACGGCTCCTGTTACCGGGCGGATCAGTCGCCAGTACGTGACCGAAGGGAACTTGATCGCCGGCGGATCGTCGACCTCATCGCTGTTGACCACGATCACCTCGATGAACCCGATCTACTGTGTCTTCGACGCAAACGAACAAGACGTTCTGAAGTATTCGCGATTGGCAAAATCGGGCGAACGCGAAAGTTCGCGGGTCGCCAAAAATCCGGTCTTCTTGGGGCTGGTCGATGAAAACGGATTCCCGCATCACGGACATATGGACTTTGTCGACAACCGCTTCGATCCCAACACGGCCAGTATGCGTGCACGTTGCGTCTTCCCCAACGAAGACAATCTGTTGTTGCCCGGTATGTTCGGCCGGATTCGCATCCCCGGCAGCGCGGCGAAACAAGCGGTTTTGATTCCCGATTCCGCGATTGGTACCGATCAATCGACGCAATATGTCTACGTGGTTGACGGCGACATGATTAAACGGCGAGCAATTAAGACAGGTCCGATCGTCGACGGGTTGCGAGTGATCCGCGAAGGATTGGTTGGCGATGAAACGTTGGTGATCGAAGGCCTGCTGCAAGCACGCCCCGATCTCAAGGTGAAAACTGTCGAAGGGACGATCGAAGTCGTCGAGGACGGGTTGCCCGACGATTACGAACCGGTACCTGCGGATCAATGGATCTCGCCGAAGCCCGACGAACTACCTGTGGCGATCGCTTCTGGTGAGGTGTCCTCATGAAATTCCCTCACTTCTTTATCGAACGACCGATCTTTGCGGCAGTGCTGTCGTTTTTGATCGTGTTGGTGGGTGGGATCACCTACCTGACGCTACCCGTCTCCCAGTACCCAAGCGTCGCCCCGCCGACGGTTTTGGTCCGAGCGACCTATCCCGGTGCGACGCCGCAAGTGATCGCCGATACCGTGGCGACGCCGATCGAGCAGGAAATGAACGGCGTCGACGACATGTTGTACATGGAATCGTCGTCCAGTTCCGACGGCACGATGCAGCTGACGGTGACGTTCAAACTGGGCACCGATGTCGATGACGCTCAGGTTCTTGTCCAGAACCGCGTCTCGATCGCTGAAACGCGTTTGCCCGAACAGGTTCGCCAGATCGGAATCACGACGCAGAAACAGATTCCCGACATGTTGATGGTCGTTCACTTGAACTCACCCGACAACAGTCGCGATCAGTTGTACATCAGTAACTTTGCCTTCCTCCGGATTCGCGACGCGCTGATGCGGCTGGACGGAGTCGGTGAGATCCGTATCGCGGGCGGCAACGAATACGCGATGCGGGTTTGGCTGGACATCGAGAAGATGACCCACGTCGATCTGACAGCTGGCGACGTCGTGGCGGCGATTCGCGGTCAAAACGTGCAAGTCGCAGCGGGCGTGATCGGCCAGCCGCCAAACGACGACACCGGCGATTTCCAGTTGAACGTGACGACCCAAGGGCGGTTGATCGAGACCGAAGAGTTCGGCGACATCATCGTCAAGCGAGGCGACAACGGCCGGGTCACGCGGTTGCGCGACGTGGCGCGGATCGAACTGGGAGCCCAAGACTATTCGCGGCGCAGCTATCTGGATGGAAAGCCTGCCGTCGCGGTCTTGATCTATCAACGCCCAGGTACCAACGCTGTCGATACCGCCAAAGAAGTTAAACGCGTGATGGCGGAGATGGGCCAAGATTTCCCTGAGGGAATGGGATATGAGATCGCTTACAACCCAACCGATTATGTCGAGGAGTCGATCAACGAGGTTTTCGAAACGCTGTTGATCACCACCGTATTTGTTGTCTTCACGGTCTTTCTGTTCCTGCACGGCTGGCGTCCGACGATCATTCCTGTGATCGCGATTCCGATCTCTTTGATCGGAACGTTTGCCGTGATGCAGTTCATCGGCGTTACGCTCAACACGTTGTCGCTGTTCGGATTGGTGTTGGCGATCGGTATTGTTGTCGACGACGCGATCGTGGTGGTCGAAAACGTGGAACGTTTGATCGCTGAAGGGATGACGCCGCGAGAAGCGACGCACAAGGCGATGGACGAGGTCGGTTCGGCTCTGATCGCAACGACCCTTGTTTTGATCGCGGTCTTTGTGCCGACGGTCTTCGTGCCAGGAATCAGCGGCCAGTTCTATCAGCAGTTTGCCCTAACGATTTCGATCTCCACGGCGATTTCAACCTTTGTCTCGCTGACGCTCAGCCCCGCGTTGTGCGCGCTTTTGTTGCGTCCCAAAG from Rosistilla oblonga includes the following:
- a CDS encoding peroxiredoxin family protein; this encodes MRILQQLNALCVLSLIAVSIPASVQAESPAPVQAAKNALAIGQTAKDFQLQSVGGELSGKVKLSDVNADGKVVVVVLRGFPGSQCPACSAQVGDFVKNASKFAAKKTKVLLIYPGPKSQLDQRADEFLQGTKLPAPLTFLLDPGYTFTNAYGLRWDAPRETAYPTTLVLDEAGKIQFVKISETHRGRSSAAEVLEAL
- a CDS encoding MarR family winged helix-turn-helix transcriptional regulator; this translates as MKLQEELHRPVPFISLQQEALLNLLRIGDQLEVRLSRYFREHGLTLSRFNVLRSLLLADRPLTCGEIGERMIQVVPAITSLVDHLENQGLVQRERCDEDRRVVHVRITKAGRKLADTAMKPLKGMETDLFAKLNSTELKSLIGLAEKVRESFVEYDKLPS
- a CDS encoding efflux RND transporter periplasmic adaptor subunit; the protein is MVQTVTVASPITKQIVEWDAYTGRLEAVDFVEIRARVGGYLQSIYFDEGQVVQAGDLLFTIDPRPFQAELNAAKARLRQSQSQLKQTEAMINEAKARALQSEAKLELASLRYKRTQALTRQSAASQEELDEREAEFLQAKADIEGVQAGISSAEAAHATAEAAIEVAQAGVETAELNLQYTQITAPVTGRISRQYVTEGNLIAGGSSTSSLLTTITSMNPIYCVFDANEQDVLKYSRLAKSGERESSRVAKNPVFLGLVDENGFPHHGHMDFVDNRFDPNTASMRARCVFPNEDNLLLPGMFGRIRIPGSAAKQAVLIPDSAIGTDQSTQYVYVVDGDMIKRRAIKTGPIVDGLRVIREGLVGDETLVIEGLLQARPDLKVKTVEGTIEVVEDGLPDDYEPVPADQWISPKPDELPVAIASGEVSS
- a CDS encoding efflux RND transporter permease subunit, whose translation is MKFPHFFIERPIFAAVLSFLIVLVGGITYLTLPVSQYPSVAPPTVLVRATYPGATPQVIADTVATPIEQEMNGVDDMLYMESSSSSDGTMQLTVTFKLGTDVDDAQVLVQNRVSIAETRLPEQVRQIGITTQKQIPDMLMVVHLNSPDNSRDQLYISNFAFLRIRDALMRLDGVGEIRIAGGNEYAMRVWLDIEKMTHVDLTAGDVVAAIRGQNVQVAAGVIGQPPNDDTGDFQLNVTTQGRLIETEEFGDIIVKRGDNGRVTRLRDVARIELGAQDYSRRSYLDGKPAVAVLIYQRPGTNAVDTAKEVKRVMAEMGQDFPEGMGYEIAYNPTDYVEESINEVFETLLITTVFVVFTVFLFLHGWRPTIIPVIAIPISLIGTFAVMQFIGVTLNTLSLFGLVLAIGIVVDDAIVVVENVERLIAEGMTPREATHKAMDEVGSALIATTLVLIAVFVPTVFVPGISGQFYQQFALTISISTAISTFVSLTLSPALCALLLRPKGEEKHGLSKLGHVTFGWFARLFNRTFDITSNAYAAVIGRLVKKSGFAVVLYLVLLVCTGLSFGLVPTGFIPDQDQGYVIVSIRLPDGASLSRTDEVVKRVAEIGGKIDGVAHAVGIAGLSGATFTISPNAAVTFLPLEDAKERAARGKWHSFSHSSNISLPTTCDWH